A region of the Rickettsiales bacterium genome:
TTTTTTATTATCCCAAATTCGCCATTCAGCTTTATTTTTAAGCCATAAATCTTCTAGATGAAGTTTATCTCGTAAGGTATCCATAGCGTGCCAAAAACCATCATGCTTGTAGGAAACTAATTGCTTATCTTTTGCTAAATTTTCAAGGGGCTCTCTTTCAAAAATTGTTTTTGAATTATCAATGTAATCAAAAATTTTTCTATTAAGAACAAAAAAACCACCATTAATATAACCGCCATCACCAGCGGGCTTTTCAAGAAATTCTGTTACAACCCCATCATTTTGCATCTGCACTGCACCAAATCTTCCGGGTGGCTTAGTGGCAAGCATTGTCGCAATTTTTTTATGTTTTAGATGGAATTCAATTTCTGCTTTTATATCTACATTCGCAACGCCATCTCCGTATGTCATACAAAAATTTTCACCATCAATATAATCTTTGATTAATTTTACACGGCCACCTGTCATAGAATCTTCACCAGTATCAATCAGCGTAACCTTCCAAGGCTCAGAGCTTGAATTGTGAATTTTTACGCTGTTATCGCTCAAATCATAGGTTACATCAGACATATGGCGATAGTAATTTGCGAAATATTCTTTGATAAAATAGCCCTTATAACCCAGGCAAATTACAAAATCATTTATTCCATAATGCGAATAAATTTTCATAATATGCCAGAGAATTGGCTTACCGCCTATTTCTATCATTGGCTTTGGTTTT
Encoded here:
- the rfbF gene encoding glucose-1-phosphate cytidylyltransferase, yielding MKAVILAGGLGTRISEETQLKPKPMIEIGGKPILWHIMKIYSHYGINDFVICLGYKGYFIKEYFANYYRHMSDVTYDLSDNSVKIHNSSSEPWKVTLIDTGEDSMTGGRVKLIKDYIDGENFCMTYGDGVANVDIKAEIEFHLKHKKIATMLATKPPGRFGAVQMQNDGVVTEFLEKPAGDGGYINGGFFVLNRKIFDYIDNSKTIFEREPLENLAKDKQLVSYKHDGFWHAMDTLRDKLHLEDLWLKNKAEWRIWDNKK